One window from the genome of Cryptomeria japonica chromosome 6, Sugi_1.0, whole genome shotgun sequence encodes:
- the LOC131062945 gene encoding scarecrow-like protein 21 encodes MDIRCKTACGRINEASLFLSDRPTKVPRYALLDSGQSQAVNIPMLEPSVTSEFFHGTPNWSWENSSPIVTNNSKNQQSHSTDKNQISHGSLQSSLSNNCSSKAHLPSAEHLQHTTGLSVQCSPSNISCLSGGSPTSSQISQTFPPDIPNFQSADSGYSDNEKPLDLKNALYELETALLGPDRNGSNSSEGSTEEPEVAENSEWSLEALNNVTGTMYSGPEQPKIPSGKVNNGVKSVKVEAVNGTLFTSDVHIPNNSLEEKKELRGLETRQNDVRQLLILCAKAIADSNKVNAEKYIAALNQVVSVSGTPLERLGAYMVEGLVARLAFSGGNIYKKLRCKEPSSQELLSHMHTLYEISPYFKFGYLAANGAIAEAFKHEDRVHIIDFQIAQGTQWMTLIQALAKRPNGPPHVRITGIDDPVAEYARGGGLQSVGQRLLELAASHNVPFAFHAVPVFGPEVQRDMLELHPGETLAVNFPFQLHHMPDESVNTSNHRDRLLRMVKGMSPKVVTLVEQEANTNTAPFFPRFMETLSFYTAMFESLDLTLPRNDKNRINVEQNCLARDIVNVIACEGAERVERHEVLGKWRSRFTMAGFRPYPLNSYVNSAIKSLMGYYSENYRLVEKDEALYLGWLDRHLFVASAWH; translated from the coding sequence ATGGACATTAGATGCAAGACAGCATGTGGCAGAATCAATGAGGCTTCTCTATTTCTTTCTGACCGCCCAACGAAAGTGCCCAGATATGCTCTACTTGATTCAGGCCAATCTCAAGCAGTCAATATTCCTATGTTAGAGCCTTCAGTGACAAGTGAATTTTTTCATGGGACCCCAAATTGGAGTTGGGAGAACTCATCTCCTATTGTGACTAACAattccaaaaaccaacaatctcacagTACTGACAAGAATCAAATAAGTCATGGTTCTCTCCAAAGTTCTTTGTCCAATAATTGTTCCTCTAAAGCCCACTTGCCCAGTGCTGAGCATCTACAACATACCACTGGACTTTCAGTTCAGTGTTCCCCATCTAATATAAGTTGCTTATCTGGTGGAAGCCCAACATCATCACAAATCTCACAAACATTCCCACCTGATATACCAAATTTTCAGTCAGCAGATAGTGGATACAGTGACAATGAGAAACCATTAGATTTGAAGAATGCACTATATGAATTAGAGACAGCATTGCTGGGCCCTGATAGGAATGGCTCTAACAGCTCTGAAGGTAGCACTGAGGAGCCTGAGGTTGCAGAAAATTCAGAGTGGAGCTTAGAAGCCTTAAACAATGTCACTGGCACCATGTATTCTGGACCAGAACAACCAAAAATACCTAGTGGTAAAGTGAATAATGGAGTTAAATCCGTGAAAGTAGAAGCAGTTAATGGCACGTTATTCACCTCTGATGTCCATATTCCAAATAATTCTTTGGAAGAGAAAAAAGAATTGCGGGGACTTGAGACTCGACAGAATGATGTGAGACAATTGCTTATTTTATGTGCAAAGGCTATTGCTGACAGCAATAAAGTTAATGCAGAGAAATATATTGCAGCACTGAATCAAGTGGTGTCTGTTTCTGGTACTCCACTGGAAAGGTTAGGAGCATATATGGTAGAAGGTCTTGTGGCAAGATTGGCTTTTTCTGGTGGAAATATCTACAAAAAGTTAAGATGCAAAGAACCTTCTAGTCAAGAACTGCTTTCCCACATGCATACTCTATATGAAATCTCTCCATATTTTAAATTTGGTTATTTAGCTGCAAATGGTGCCATTGCAGAAGCATTCAAGCATGAGGATAGAGTACACATTATTGATTTTCAGATTGCACAAGGTACCCAATGGATGACATTGATTCAAGCACTTGCAAAACGACCAAATGGTCCACCTCATGTTCGTATAACAGGTATTGATGATCCTGTGGCAGAGTATGCTCGTGGTGGAGGATTACAGTCAGTTGGCCAAAGATTGTTAGAACTTGCTGCAAGCCACAATGTCCCTTTTGCATTTCATGCTGTGCCTGTGTTTGGACCTGAAGTTCAGCGTGATATGCTTGAGCTCCATCCTGGGGAAACTTTGGCTGTGAATTTTCCTTTCCAACTTCATCATATGCCTGATGAGAGTGTCAACACAAGTAACCATCGAGATCGTCTCTTGCGTATGGTCAAAGGAATGTCTCCCAAGGTAGTTACATTGGTGGAGCAAGAAGCAAACACAAATACTGCACCTTTTTTCCCAAGGTTCATGGAAACTTTGAGTTTTTACACTGCCATGTTTGAGTCTCTTGATTTGACTCTTCCAAGGAATGATAAGAACCGTATCAATGTTGAGCAAAATTGCCTGGCACGTGACATAGTGAATGTCATTGCATGTGAGGGTGCTGAAAGAGTGGAAAGGCATGAAGTTCTGGGTAAATGGAGATCCAGATTTACAATGGCTGGATTCAGGCCTTATCCTTTAAATTCATATGTTAACTCTGCTATCAAATCTCTCATGGGGTATTATTCCGAGAACTACAggttggtagaaaaggatgaagctctTTATCTTGGTTGGCTTGACAGGCACTTGTTTGTGGCTTCTGCCTGGCACTAA